Part of the Micromonospora inyonensis genome, ACCCGGGTGCTGGATGCGAACAGGTGTCGCAGCCACGGGTCACGTATCGGGTCGTCTGGCTCGGGTCGGTCGGCGGCGCCGGGCAGTAGAGGGTCCCGCACCTGGATCCTTGGCGGCCCGGAGTCCTGTGGCTGGCTGGAGAGGGCGAACACGTGCTGTGGTTCGTTTGATGGCGCGGCCTTGACCACGACCATCGACCCTGGCGCCGTCCGCAACGCGGCCAGCACGTCTTCTCCCGCGACCCCGTCGGGGTGGGCGACACGCTCGGGTACCGTGTCGAGGATTTCCATCAGTTGCGGCCAGCCCATGGTGGGCGCGAGCCGGCCGTCCGGTCCGATGATCCGGTCGTCGAACACCGCCCGGTTGCCCAGCCGTTTGTACTCGGTTTGGAACACATCGAGAGTGGCCGCCACGCACCACCGCAGGTCACCGCTGCCGGGACGTACGTGCTGCGCGGCAGCCCAGTCGGCGGCCCGCTGCCCGGACCCGGACGGCGTGAAAGCCTGCCCAGTCGCCGCGACAGCCGGCTCGCCGTGTCTGCCGGGGCCGCCACTGATCGCATCGTCCCGCAACGACACATCCCGCCACGAACCCGCGTCACTGAACGAACCCGCGTGGCTGAGGCCGTGCTTGCCAGGCGCCTCGCCAAGCGACTCGTCCAGCAAGGACACGTCACTGATCGACATGGTGTCGCGGGTGTCGAGGTTGCTGAACACGTCATCGCTGGACCCAGACCTGTCACTGGCGCTGGCGTCGTCACGGCCGCTGGCGGTGGCGTGGTGGTGGATCGGCGTGCCATCGGTGGGGGAGGCGGCGCCAGCCGGCGCTGTACTACCGGCGCTGGCCGCGTCCGGGGTGCCAGGCGTCCCCGCCGTGCCGGGCGTGCCGGGCGTGGCGCTGCCGGCGGCCTGGGCAAGGACCTGCTGGTATCGGTCCTTCCATTCCTGTTGGAACGGCCTGGCAAGGGTGTCATGATCGGTCGGGTCCAGGCCGTACCGGTGGGCGAGCGCGGTGAACTGGGCCTGCGCCAGGCCGGCCGCTGCCGTGGTGTGCCGCTCGGGCGTTACCGGTACGGCCGGCGCGCCGGTACGCCCGTTTTCCTGAACGTCGATGGTGGCCACACCGGCGGCCGGTCCGGTGACGTCGGGAACGGTCGCGGCCGAGATGCGGGCGGGCAGGTCGACGACCACCTGCCGGACCATGTCCGCCACGGCACTGACCTGCGCGGCGTCGGGACCGGCTACCACAGCGGGCAGCACGGCGGGGGCACCGAGGATCGCGGCGATCCTTCGGTCCATCTGGCTCCGCACGTCGCCCTCGACCACCGCGCGCACCGCGGCGGACGGCACCGCCACCCCAGCGCCCCCCGGCACGCCGACGCCTCCCGCCGGGCCAGCGCCTCCCGCCGGGCCAGCGGCCGAGGACGTGCCGGTGCCTGTCGGCACGCCGGCGCCGGTCGGCGTGCTGGCGGTGAGGTGCTGGTCGATGTGGTGTTGGACGGCCAGGTGCGCGATCGCGCGCAGTGCCTGCCGGTCGAACTCCGCCGGCAGCGCCGCGACGATCTGCTGCGCCCGTACCTCGGCCGGGATCTGCCCATCCGAGAACGCCAACGCCTCGGTCATCCGGGCCACCGCCCGCCGCCGGACACCCGTCAGATACCCCTGGGTCAACGCGGCAGCGGGCAGACCGACCGCGGACAGGAAAGCCGTAACAGCCCGATCACCCCGCCGGGCGTCGACCCACCCGGTGAACACCCGCTCGATCGGTATGGCGAGCGCGGCCATGCTCGTGCCCGCCTGAGCCACCCCGGCCAGCAGCCCACCGTAACGGTCCACCAGATCCTGCTGGAACCGTCGCCACCGCTCGGCCACCGGCGCACCCGCTGCCGCGACCCACTCCGGTACCGGCGCAGCCGGCACCGCCAGGCTCGGCACCGACCACGACGGCACCGACGGGTCCAGGCGCGGCGTGGGCAGGTCCAGCTTCGACGTGGGCATGTCCAACGCCGGCAGCGGCAGCGGGGTGGGCGGCGGGGCCTGCATGCCGGCACCCGCAGCCTTCGGACCATCGGCCCCAGCCCGGTACCCCGTGGACGTGTCCACACCAACCGGTATCGGCCCCACCGGCAGGACCGGCCTACCGTCCGGCGTGAAGTCGAGACGAGACACCCGCACCCGGGGCAGCGGCACGGCACGACGCGAGACGAGCCCGAGCCCGCTCGCGGCCGCCCCGCCAGCCCCCGCAATCCCCCCGGAGACAAGGTCCACAGGAAGATTACCGGGGTCGTAGTAGCCATCGACGATCAAACTGGAAAGCCCACCGAAGAGCCCCTCCGCGCCGGCCTCCAACACGGGCCGCGTCAGCAGATCGGTCAACAGGATCTTCGTGGTGTCCGACACGCCGAGCTTGCCGACCCCGCCCGCGACAGCGCCAGCGGCCTTGCCCAACGCCGGCCCGCCCGCCGTGCTCAGGAACGCCACCGCCCCCGCGTACGCCGCCTGCTTACCGACCGCCGACCAGTTCACCCCGGACTGCAGACCATCGGTCATCATCGACACCTGCGCCAGCAACGCAGAACCCGGCATGAGCAGCATCTGCATCGCCGTGCTACTCACCGCCGTGCGCACCACCACCGAACGCAGGACCGCCTGGATGATGCTCCGCGTCTGGGCCAGGTGCGCCACCGCCCCCACCGGATTCCACCACGCCATCGCGGCGGCGACGGTCCACTCGATAACCATGAAGTTGAACATGACCAACGCCGTACGCTTGCCGTACTCCGTCTCCACGAAGAACTTCTTCTCCGCCTCGACCACGGCGAGCATCAACTCGGCCGTCTCGGCCACCTTCCCCACGAACGGAGCGGTCTGCGCCACGAACCGGTCGAAGACCTCACCCTCCCCCGCCTCCCGGACCGCCCTGATCGTCCGCTCCAGCGACGGACACAGCACCGTACGCACCCGATGCGCCAGCATCTCCAGCGTGTCGATGTCATCCCACAACAACGGCAACTTCACCCGGGACAGCCTCATCCCGGTGAACGCTTCCAAAGCCCGCATCGAGCTCTCACTGAGCTCAACGGTCGAAAACGCGGCGACGACCAACGCGCAACGCTCCCTTCCCCGCCCCCGAAGAAAGGGGCACCCCGGTGCGGATCAGCCAGCCCCGCAGACCGCCCACCTCCAGCCCCCGACCACCTCGTCGGCGATGACCTCGACACCGTCCCCCACCCGGCGGCCAAGACCTCAACTCCCCGCCCCCGCGATCCGACCGACGCCCACCACCACCACCGAAGGTGTTGATCGCTGAGAGCTACACACCCCGCACCGTAGAGTGACGGTAGTCGACATCGGCGACGCCAGCCATCCCCACCCACACGTGGCCCACCACACACCCAGACCCGGCCCCGGATCCCGGCGGACCTGACCCCCGGTCCGGATCCTTGAACAGACCAAGACGGGGTGCCGGTAAGAGACCCTTGGGTGACCAGCTCGACGCTTTCTGCTACGGAGAGACGCGTCGATGCCAGGTGCTCGACAAATAGATCATCCCCGCCATGATCGCGTTGTGTGACCAACTGCGCCACGGTCCATGACGATGTCGTGACGGGCGGTGTCGGTCCGGCGTTGACCCGGCCCGTCCACCTGATTACTGTCCGCTAGTGCCGGTCCGTCGACCGGGGGTCACGTCTCGTGGGAACGGAGCGGGCATGACAGTGGACCACGTCGACGTGCTCATCGTCGGTGCCGGCCTCTCCGGGGTCGGAGCCGCCTGCCATCTGCGCCGCAGCTGTCCGGAGAAGACCCTCGCCATCATCGAGGGCCGGGACGCCGTCGGCGGCACCTGGGACCTCTTCCGTTATCCCGGCGTCCGCTCCGACTCCGACATGTTCACCCTCGGCTACTCGTTCCGCCCCTGGACCGACCCGAAGGCCATCGCCGACGGCGACTCGATCCGCCGCTACGTCCGCGAGACCGCCCGCGAGTACGGCGTCGACGCGCTGATCCGGTTCCGGCACCGCGTGGTGGCCGCGGAGTGGTCCAGCGCCGATGCCCGCTGGACGGTCCGCGCGCAACGCACCGACACCGCGGAGACGGTGGTCCTCACCTGCGGCTTCCTCTACGCGTGTGCCGGCTACTACCGGTACGACGAGGGGTGGACCCCGCGCTTCCCCGGTGCCGACCGTTTCATCGGCCGGATCGTGCACCCCCAACACTGGCCCGACGACCTCGACCACACTGGGCGGCGGGTGGTGGTGATCGGCAGCGGCGCGACCGCGGTCACCCTCGTCCCGGCGCTGGCCGACCGCGCCGCCCACGTCACCATGCTGCAACGCTCACCCGGCTACGTGGTCTCGCTGCCGTCCCGGGACCGGCTCGCCGACGCGCTGCGCCGCCGGCTGCCCGCCCACGTCGCCTATCCGCTGGTGCGGTGGAAGAACGTCCTCGCCACCACGGCGATGTTCCAGTTCAGCCGCCGCGCGCCCCGACTGGCGCGGTCCCTGCTGCGTCGCGGCGTGCGCCGTGCGCTGCCCGCCGGCTACGACGTCGACACGCATTTCTCACCCCGGTACGACCCCTGGGACGAGCGTCTCTGCGTGGTCCCCGACGGCGACCTGTTCGCCGCCGTCCGGTCCGGCCGCGCCGAGGTGGTCACCGACACCGTCGAGACGTTCACCGAGAACGGCATCCGCCTGACCTCCGGCCGGGACCTGCCGGCGGACGTCATCGTCACCGCCACCGGCCTGAACCTGCTCGCCGTCGGCGGCATCGAGCTGACCGTCGACGGCGACCGGGTCGACCTGGCCGGCACCGTCGCATACAAGGGCATGATGCTCTCCGGCGTGCCGAACTTCGCGATGACCCTCGGCTACACCAACGCCTCGTGGACGCTCAAGGCCGACCTCGTCGCCGGGTACGTCTGCCGGCTGCTGCACCACCTGGACCGGCACGGCCACCAGGTGTGCACCCCACTCGCACCGGACACCGACCGGCTGGACCCGATCATCGACCTGCGCTCCGGCTACGTACGACGCAGCGTCGACGCCCTGCCCAAGCAGGGCCCTGCCGCGCCGTGGCGGTTGCACCAGAACTATCCCCGGGACGTGTGGACGATGCGGCACGGCCCGGTCGACGACGGGGTGCGGTTCTCCCGGGCCGCCGCGCCGGTCACCACCGGGGAAGGAGCCTCCCATGCGTGACCTGCTCTTCACCGACGGCGTTGCCGTGGTCACCGGCGCGGCCGGGGGCATCGGCGAAGCCCTCGCGCACCGCCTGGCCCACCGGGGCAGCCACCTCGTCCTGCTCGACCGGGACGCCGAGCGGCTCGCGCAGGTGGCCGCCGCGGTGGGGGCCGCGCGCCCCGCGCTCCGGGTCGACACCCATGTGGTCGACCTGGCCGACGCCGACGCCACCGCGCGGGTCGCCGAGATGGTGCGCGCCGCGCATCCGGCGATCCGGCTGCTGGTCAACAACGCCGGGGTCGCGCTGGGCGGCCGGTTCGACGAGGTCACCCTGGAGGAGTTCTCCTGGGTGATCGACATCAACTTCCGGGCGGTGGTGCAGCTGACCCACGCGCTGCTGCCCGCCCTGAAGGCGGAACCCGGTTCGCACCTGGTCAACCTCTCCAGCCTCTTCGGCCTCATCGCCCCACCCGGCCAGGCGGCCTACGCGGCCAGCAAGTTCGCCGTCCGGGGGTTCACCGAGGCGCTGCGGCACGAACTGGCCGGCGACGGCGTCGGCGTCACCTGCGTGCACCCCGGCGGCATCCGTACCCGGATCGCCGAGAGCGCCCGGGTCGGCAGCGGCGTCGACCCCGACGAGTACGAGGCCGGCCGCCGCCAGTTCGAGAAACTGCTCACCATCGACCCGGCCCGGGCCGCCGAGGTCATCCTCGACGGCGTACGCCGCCGTCGGGGCCGTGTGCTCATCGGCTGGTCGGCGACCCTGCCCGACCTGTTGGCCCGGCTTCTGCCCGGCTCCTACGGCCGGCTGCTCGCCCTCGGCAACGGGCGTTCCGTCCGGCCCGCGAAGGACCGGGCATGAGCGACAGCTGGCTCACCGTCGCCGGTCGACGGGTCCGCTACCGGGTCGACGGGGCCGGGCCGCCGGTGGTGCTGCTGCACGGCATCGGCCGCAGCCTGGAGGACTGGGCCGAGCAACACGACCTGCTCCGTGACCGGTTCCGTGTCCACTCCCTCGACCTGCCCGGTTACGGCCGCAGCGCGCCGCTGCCCGTACCGCACACCCTGCCGGCGTTGGCCGACGCGGTGGCGCGGTTCTGCGACGAGGTCGGGATCACCGGCCCGGCGCACCTGGCCGGCAACTCCCTCGGTGGGGCCGTGGCCATGCAGTTGGCCGTCCGCGACCCGGCCCGGGTGGCCAGCCTGGTGCTGGTCAACAGCGCCGGCTTCGGCCGGGAGGTGGCTCTCGCGCTGCGGATCCTGGCGATCCGTCCGCTCGGGTGGATGCTGCTGCGGCCCAGCCGGCTCGCCGCCCGCCGGGTCACCCGGTCGCTGTTCCACGACCCGACCCACGTCACCGAGGCCCGGGTCGCGCACGCCCTCGCCCTGGCCCGCGAGCCGCACGCCGCCCGGGTGATGCGGGAAACCCTGCGCAGCCTCGGCGGGGTGCGCGGCGTCCACCCGCAGTGGCGGACAGCCCTGCTCGACGCGGTGGCCGCGCTGCCGGTGCCCGTCCTGGTCACCTGGGGCGACCGCGACCTGATCCTGCCCGTCACCCACCTCGCGGCGGCCCGCGCCCGGCTGCCCCACGCCCGTACCCACCTCTTCCGCGGCTGCGGCCACCTGCCCCAGGTGGAGTGCGCCGAGGAGTTCAGCCGAATCGTCACCGACCTCTGGGCCACCCCCGACTGACCGGCGGGCGTCCTACCGTCCCGGCCGTGGCTCGTCTGCCGGGCGTCCTGCTGTCCCGGCCGAGGCTTGTCCGACGGACGTCCGGGAGCCGTCCACGGGTGATTCGGGCCGGGGCGGGAATACCGGAGTAGCTTGCCAGGTGGACATGATCCACGAACCGTGGCGCGGCGACGCGGCGGAGAACGAGGGGGAGAGCATGAGCCAGGAAGTGCGGGGAGTGATCTCCCGACGCAAGGGCGCACCGGTCGAGGTCACCACGGTCGTCGTGCCGGATCCGGGGCCCGGGGAGGCCGTCGTCCGCGTCCAGTCCTGCGGGGTGTGCCACACCGACCTGCACTACCGCGAGGGTGGCATCAGCGACGACTACCCGTTCCTGCTCGGTCACGAGGCCGCCGGCATCGTCGAACAGGTGGGGGAGGGGGTCACCGGGGTCGCTCCCGGCGACTTCGTGGTGCTCAACTGGCGGGCGGTCTGCGGCGACTGCCGCGCCTGCCGGCGGGGCCGCCCCTGGTACTGCTTCAACACCCACAACGCGGCCCGGAAGATGACCCTCACCGACGGCACCGAACTGACCCCGGCGCTGGGCATCGGCGCGTTCGCGGAGAAGACCCTCGTCCACGCGGGACAGTGCACCAAGGTCGACCCGGCGGCCCGACCGGCCGCCGTCGGCCTGCTCGGCTGCGGGGTGATGGCCGGGCTCGGCGCGGCGATGAACACCGGCGGGGTCGTCCGGGGCGACTCGGTCGCGGTGATCGGCTGCGGCGGCGTGGGTGACGCGGCGGTCGCCGGTGCGGTGCTGGCCGGCGCGACCACGATCGTCGCCGTCGACCGGGACCCCCGCAAGCTCGACTGGGCCCGCAGGTTCGGGGCCACACACACCGTCGACGCCTCCGCGGAGGACCCGGTGGAGGCGATCCGCGCGGCCACCGGCGGCTTCGGCGCCGACGTGGTGATCGACGCGGTGGGTCGCCCGGAAACCTGGAAGCAGGCGTTCTACGCCCGCGACCTCGCCGGCACGGTCGTGCTGGTCGGGGTGCCCACTCCCGAGATGACCGTCGACCTGCCGCTGCTGGACGTCTTCGGCCGGGGTGGAGCGCTCAAGTCGAGCTGGTACGGCGACTGCCTGCCCAGCCGGGACTTCCCGGCGCTGACCGAGCTCTACCTCCAGGGCCGCCTTGACCTCGACGCGTTCGTCACCGAGGAGATCGGCCTGGACCAGGTCGAGGACGCCTTCGGCCGGATGCACGCCGGCGACGTGCTCCGCTCGGTGGTGGTCCTCTGATGCCGGCGCGGATCGACCACGCCGTCACCAGCGGCACCTTCTCCCTCGACGGCCAGACCTTCGACGTGGACAACAACGTCTGGGTGGTCGGCGACGACACCGAGTGTGTCGTCCTGGACGCCCCGCACGACGTCGAGGCGATCCTGCGAACCGTCGCCGGTCGGCGGGTCCGGGCGATCCTGGCCACCCACGCCCACGACGACCACGTCCGGGTGGCCCCGGAGCTGAGTCGGGCCACGGGTGCGCCGGTGCTGCTGCACCCCGCCGACCGCGTGCTCTGGGACATGGTCCACCCGGAGGTGCCGCCCGGCGGTGAGCTGCGGGACGGCGACACGATCGAGGTCGCCGGCACCGCCCTGCGGGTGCTGCACACCCCGGGCCACAGCCCGGGCGCGTGCAGCTTCCACGCCCCCGGTCTCGGCGCGGTCTTCACCGGCGACACCCTGTTCGCCGGGGGGCCCGGGGCGACGGGGCGGTCGTTCAGCGACTTCGGCACGATCGTCGACTCCATCCGGGAGCGGTTGCTGACCCTTCCGCCGGAGACGGTCGTGCACACCGGTCACGGCGACAGCACCAGCATCGGTGCCGAGGCCCCACACCTGCCCGACTGGCTGGCCCGCGGACACTGACCCCCTCTTCCCGCTCCGCCGAGGTGGTAGCAGGGGCCCTTTGTTACCGCTTTTTGCCCTGCAAGGGGCCCCTGCTACCACCTCACCCCCCGGCAGGCGCGCCGACGGAGACCGGGGCGCGGGTGGGCCGCGTCGTTCCGCGTGCTCCCCGGCACGGATGCCGCTGCCCGGACCACGTCCGTGCGCTCGCCCGGCGCGACCGGGCCGCGGCGCGGACGGCGCTCGCCGCCGCGCTGGCCGGCTGCGGCGTCCACGACGACCCGGAACGGGTGACCGCGGCGATCGTCGCAGGCGCCGGGCTGACCCTGAACTGCCATCCCGGCCGGGCTGCCGGTCGATGGCCGGACCGTGGCCGACGCCCTGGCCGAGGGGGGCGGCTACCGCAGCCAGTTCGAGACCGGCATCTCCAACGGCGGGTTGACCGCGTTCCCGGGCGGCGACAGGACCGCTGGGAGGCGGCGCTCTTCGGCGGCGCGTACCCGACGCTCGGCGTGCGGCTCGCCGAGCGGCCGACGTACGGCGGTCTCGACCTGCTCGGGCATCCGGAGGGAGCCTGCCCCCCGGTTCGGCTCCTGCCACCTCAGGTCGCGACCGGCGGCGCTGGCGCGGGCCACCTTCTGCGTCGGTGACGGTCACCCGGGCCCGACCGTGGTCGGTACGGCCGACGTGTTCGAGCCGGTGTTCGCGGCGCTGGTGCGGCCGGGACGTCGAGGCGCTGGTGGCCGACCCGTCCTTCCGGGGCACCACGTGCGGGGCGGCTCTGGGGCTCGCCCCCCGCCGCAGGCGTACTGACCGGTGTGGCCGTCGCCGGCCCCGGTGTCCGGATTCTCGGGGGTGACCCGGCCCGCGCCGTGAGCGCTGGGCGACATATCCGGAATGCCAGACCGGGCAGCCGGGTTGTGTCCCCCGTACCCCCGGATCCAAACCCCCGTCGGGTACGGCAGGACCCCCGTCCGGCACGTCCACCGATCGAAAGGGCAACCATCGTGAAGTCGCACTTCACCCGATGGCTCCCCGCCATCGCGAAGACCACGCACCGCAGGACCGTCCTCAGCGTCGCCGGTGTCGTCGCACTGGGCGGCCTGGCCCTCGCCCCGGCCGCGTACGCCGACCCGCTCACCGGCGAGCCCCACCCGGACGCGGTGGCCGCCATCGACCTGGCCACCGGCAAGGACCGTGTCCCGCAGGACGCGGACGGCCCGGCGAGCACCGGCGGCACCGTCACCCCGACGGAGGACGCCCGGTCCGACACCGCCGAGCCGACCGAGCCGACCGAACCGGCGGAGTCGACCACCACGTCGGCCGAGAAGCCGCACATCGACCGCCTCATCCCGTACGGCGTGCAGGGCGCGCAGTCGCGCATCCCGCTCGACGACGCGCAGCTCGCCAACGCCAGGGCCATCGTCGAGACGGCCAGGGAGACCGGCGTGGGTGAGCGGGGCGCCGTGATCGGCGTGGCCACCGCGCTACAGGAGTCGAAGCTCTACAACCTCGGCCACCTCGGCGCGATCAACGACCACGACTCGCAGGGCCTGTTCCAGCAGCGTCCGTCGAGCGGGTGGGGCACACCCGAGCAGATCACCGACCCCGAGTACGCCTCGACCGCGTTCTTCGAGGCGCTCAAGGGCGTCGGTGGCTGGCGGCAGGCCCCGCTGACCGTGGCCGCGCAGACCGTGCAGGTCTCGGCCTACCCGTTCGCGTACGCGCAGTGGGAGGAGCAGGCCGCGGACATCGTCCAGCAGGTCTGGTGACCTGACCTGACACCCCCGCTCCGGCCGGGCCCCGTCACCCGGGGCCCGGCCGGACGTGTCCTCAGAGCAACGGGCTGTACTCCTGACGCAGCCGCGCCGAACCGGTCGCCACCGACCATCCCGCGACCCAGGCGCTGCCGCTGGTCGGACTGGTCCGCTCGGTCACGTGGTACCAGTCCATCCGGCAGTGCTGCGGGGTCACCTCCAGCACGCCGTAGCCGTGGCCGTCCAGCTCCGTCCAGCGCACGTGCGGATTGGTCGAGCGGATCAGCGACACCCCGAGCGCACTGAGCGAGTTGTTCGGCGGCAGGCCCAGGAAGTCGTTGACGTTGTCGCTGGTGACCGAGGGGACGACGAACT contains:
- a CDS encoding MBL fold metallo-hydrolase, translated to MPARIDHAVTSGTFSLDGQTFDVDNNVWVVGDDTECVVLDAPHDVEAILRTVAGRRVRAILATHAHDDHVRVAPELSRATGAPVLLHPADRVLWDMVHPEVPPGGELRDGDTIEVAGTALRVLHTPGHSPGACSFHAPGLGAVFTGDTLFAGGPGATGRSFSDFGTIVDSIRERLLTLPPETVVHTGHGDSTSIGAEAPHLPDWLARGH
- a CDS encoding alpha/beta fold hydrolase, with the translated sequence MSDSWLTVAGRRVRYRVDGAGPPVVLLHGIGRSLEDWAEQHDLLRDRFRVHSLDLPGYGRSAPLPVPHTLPALADAVARFCDEVGITGPAHLAGNSLGGAVAMQLAVRDPARVASLVLVNSAGFGREVALALRILAIRPLGWMLLRPSRLAARRVTRSLFHDPTHVTEARVAHALALAREPHAARVMRETLRSLGGVRGVHPQWRTALLDAVAALPVPVLVTWGDRDLILPVTHLAAARARLPHARTHLFRGCGHLPQVECAEEFSRIVTDLWATPD
- a CDS encoding S-(hydroxymethyl)mycothiol dehydrogenase, translated to MSQEVRGVISRRKGAPVEVTTVVVPDPGPGEAVVRVQSCGVCHTDLHYREGGISDDYPFLLGHEAAGIVEQVGEGVTGVAPGDFVVLNWRAVCGDCRACRRGRPWYCFNTHNAARKMTLTDGTELTPALGIGAFAEKTLVHAGQCTKVDPAARPAAVGLLGCGVMAGLGAAMNTGGVVRGDSVAVIGCGGVGDAAVAGAVLAGATTIVAVDRDPRKLDWARRFGATHTVDASAEDPVEAIRAATGGFGADVVIDAVGRPETWKQAFYARDLAGTVVLVGVPTPEMTVDLPLLDVFGRGGALKSSWYGDCLPSRDFPALTELYLQGRLDLDAFVTEEIGLDQVEDAFGRMHAGDVLRSVVVL
- a CDS encoding SDR family NAD(P)-dependent oxidoreductase, translating into MRDLLFTDGVAVVTGAAGGIGEALAHRLAHRGSHLVLLDRDAERLAQVAAAVGAARPALRVDTHVVDLADADATARVAEMVRAAHPAIRLLVNNAGVALGGRFDEVTLEEFSWVIDINFRAVVQLTHALLPALKAEPGSHLVNLSSLFGLIAPPGQAAYAASKFAVRGFTEALRHELAGDGVGVTCVHPGGIRTRIAESARVGSGVDPDEYEAGRRQFEKLLTIDPARAAEVILDGVRRRRGRVLIGWSATLPDLLARLLPGSYGRLLALGNGRSVRPAKDRA
- a CDS encoding flavin-containing monooxygenase, with the protein product MTVDHVDVLIVGAGLSGVGAACHLRRSCPEKTLAIIEGRDAVGGTWDLFRYPGVRSDSDMFTLGYSFRPWTDPKAIADGDSIRRYVRETAREYGVDALIRFRHRVVAAEWSSADARWTVRAQRTDTAETVVLTCGFLYACAGYYRYDEGWTPRFPGADRFIGRIVHPQHWPDDLDHTGRRVVVIGSGATAVTLVPALADRAAHVTMLQRSPGYVVSLPSRDRLADALRRRLPAHVAYPLVRWKNVLATTAMFQFSRRAPRLARSLLRRGVRRALPAGYDVDTHFSPRYDPWDERLCVVPDGDLFAAVRSGRAEVVTDTVETFTENGIRLTSGRDLPADVIVTATGLNLLAVGGIELTVDGDRVDLAGTVAYKGMMLSGVPNFAMTLGYTNASWTLKADLVAGYVCRLLHHLDRHGHQVCTPLAPDTDRLDPIIDLRSGYVRRSVDALPKQGPAAPWRLHQNYPRDVWTMRHGPVDDGVRFSRAAAPVTTGEGASHA